One window of the Streptomyces sp. ITFR-21 genome contains the following:
- a CDS encoding aspartate aminotransferase family protein: MGNPIAMNADQSQLSKTAYDHLWMHFTRMSSYENAPVPTIVRGEGTYIFDENGKRYIDGLSGLFVVNAGHGRHELAETAYKQAQELAFFPIWSYAHPKAVELAERLAHYAPGDLNKVFFTTGGGEAVETAWKLAKQYHKLTGNPGKYKVVSRAVAYHGTTQGALSITGLPGLKAPFEPLVPGAHKVANTNIYRAAQYGDDPEAFGRWAADQIEQQILFEGPDTVAAVFLEPVQNAGGCFPPPPGYFQRVREICDRHNVLLVSDEVICAFGRVGTMFACEKFDFVPDMITCAKGMTSGYSPIGACIVSDRLAEPFYRGGNTFLHGYTFGGHPVSAAVALANLDIFERERLNQHVLDEEGAFFDTLRKLHDLPIVGDVRGNGFFYGIELVKDKATKETFTAEETERVLYGFLSKALFDNGLYCRADDRGDPVVQLAPPLISDQALFSDIEGILRGVLTEAWAKL, from the coding sequence CTGGGGAACCCGATAGCCATGAACGCGGACCAGTCTCAGCTGTCGAAGACCGCGTACGACCACCTGTGGATGCACTTCACCCGCATGTCGTCCTACGAGAACGCCCCCGTGCCCACCATCGTGCGCGGCGAGGGCACGTACATCTTCGATGAGAACGGCAAACGGTACATCGACGGCCTGTCCGGGCTCTTCGTGGTCAACGCCGGGCACGGCCGCCACGAGCTGGCCGAGACGGCCTACAAGCAGGCCCAGGAACTGGCCTTCTTCCCGATCTGGAGCTACGCCCACCCCAAGGCCGTCGAGCTGGCCGAGCGGCTGGCGCACTACGCGCCCGGCGACCTGAACAAGGTCTTCTTCACCACCGGCGGCGGCGAGGCCGTCGAGACGGCGTGGAAGCTGGCGAAGCAGTACCACAAGCTGACCGGGAACCCCGGCAAGTACAAGGTGGTCTCCCGGGCGGTGGCCTACCACGGCACCACCCAGGGCGCCCTGTCCATCACCGGGCTGCCCGGCCTCAAGGCGCCGTTCGAGCCGCTGGTGCCCGGCGCCCACAAGGTCGCCAACACCAACATCTACCGGGCCGCCCAGTACGGCGACGACCCGGAGGCGTTCGGCCGCTGGGCCGCCGACCAGATCGAGCAGCAGATCCTCTTCGAGGGCCCGGACACGGTCGCCGCGGTCTTCCTGGAGCCGGTGCAGAACGCCGGCGGCTGCTTCCCGCCGCCGCCCGGCTACTTCCAGCGGGTCCGGGAGATCTGCGACCGCCACAACGTGCTGCTCGTCTCCGACGAGGTGATCTGCGCCTTCGGTCGGGTCGGCACCATGTTCGCCTGCGAGAAGTTCGACTTCGTGCCGGACATGATCACCTGCGCCAAGGGCATGACCTCCGGCTACTCACCGATCGGCGCGTGCATCGTCTCCGACCGGCTGGCCGAGCCCTTCTACCGCGGCGGCAACACCTTCCTGCACGGCTACACCTTCGGCGGCCACCCGGTGTCGGCCGCGGTCGCGCTGGCCAACCTCGACATCTTCGAGCGCGAGCGCCTCAACCAGCACGTCCTGGACGAGGAGGGCGCTTTCTTCGACACCCTGAGGAAGCTCCACGACCTGCCGATCGTCGGCGACGTCCGCGGCAACGGCTTCTTCTACGGCATCGAGCTGGTCAAGGACAAGGCGACGAAGGAGACCTTCACCGCCGAGGAGACCGAGCGGGTGCTGTACGGCTTCCTGTCCAAGGCCCTGTTCGACAACGGCCTGTACTGCCGGGCCGACGACCGCGGCGACCCGGTGGTGCAGCTGGCGCCGCCGCTCATCTCCGACCAGGCGCTCTTCAGCGACATCGAGGGCATCCTGCGGGGCGTGCTGACCGAGGCGTGGGCCAAGCTCTGA
- a CDS encoding thiamine ABC transporter substrate-binding protein: MKSVRRRAMGALVLATAGAVVLAACGGGSGSGSGTGPGAGAPAASGGTKSKTVTLVSHDSFAASKEVLAEFTEKTGYTVKVLRGGDAGAAVNQAILTKDHPRGDVFFGVDNTLLSRALDNGLFDPYTARDLDQVASDVQLDAAGHRVTPIDSGDVCVNYDRAYFTAHRLAPPQTFADLAKPAYKNLLVTENVSTSSPGLAFLLGSVAAYGGDGWQAYWKQLRKNGVEVVDSWEQAYNESFSGSGAGKKAKGDRPLVVSYASSPPAEVIGVSPAPAQSPVGVSTGTCFRQIEFAGLLHGAKNPAGGKALIDYMIGKAFQEDMPLQMYVDPVRKGAVEPEVFVRYGARIDHPTTLPPATIADKRDDWVKAWTSIVL, translated from the coding sequence ATGAAGAGCGTTCGTCGGCGTGCCATGGGCGCGCTCGTCCTCGCCACCGCGGGAGCCGTGGTCCTGGCCGCGTGCGGCGGCGGCTCCGGATCGGGTTCCGGAACCGGGCCGGGCGCCGGCGCCCCGGCCGCCAGCGGCGGGACGAAGTCCAAGACCGTCACCCTGGTCAGCCACGACTCCTTCGCCGCCTCCAAGGAGGTGCTCGCGGAGTTCACCGAAAAGACCGGCTACACCGTCAAGGTGCTGCGCGGCGGCGACGCGGGCGCGGCCGTCAACCAGGCGATCCTCACCAAGGACCACCCGCGCGGCGACGTCTTCTTCGGGGTCGACAACACCCTGCTCTCCCGCGCCCTGGACAACGGCCTGTTCGACCCCTACACGGCCAGGGACCTCGACCAGGTCGCCTCCGACGTCCAACTCGACGCCGCAGGACACCGGGTCACCCCCATCGACTCCGGCGACGTCTGCGTCAACTACGACCGCGCCTACTTCACCGCGCACCGGCTCGCCCCGCCGCAGACCTTCGCCGACCTGGCCAAGCCCGCCTACAAGAACCTGCTGGTCACCGAGAACGTCAGTACCTCCTCCCCGGGCCTGGCCTTCCTGCTCGGCAGCGTCGCCGCCTACGGCGGCGACGGCTGGCAGGCGTACTGGAAACAGCTGCGGAAGAACGGCGTCGAAGTCGTCGACAGCTGGGAGCAGGCGTACAACGAGAGCTTCTCCGGCTCGGGCGCCGGCAAGAAGGCCAAGGGCGACCGGCCGCTGGTGGTCTCCTACGCCTCCAGCCCGCCCGCCGAGGTGATCGGGGTCAGCCCCGCGCCCGCGCAGTCACCGGTCGGCGTGTCCACCGGGACCTGCTTCCGGCAGATCGAGTTCGCCGGGCTGCTGCACGGCGCGAAGAACCCCGCGGGCGGCAAGGCGCTCATCGACTACATGATCGGCAAGGCGTTCCAGGAGGACATGCCCCTCCAGATGTACGTCGACCCGGTCCGCAAGGGCGCCGTCGAGCCCGAGGTGTTCGTCAGGTACGGCGCGCGGATCGACCACCCGACGACGCTGCCCCCCGCCACGATCGCCGACAAGCGGGACGACTGGGTGAAGGCATGGACCTCGATCGTCCTCTGA
- a CDS encoding LOG family protein, with protein sequence MPAEEEPAQPAPKEIQTLEEFDRVAVTGSFAGYRVQAVDLRDRTFALLVAQTSQAVFLGCPMEPQALAHVRAGGALVFPPVPELPFDPYRAALYAPGELYEGLEEAGYPGTPDARTYAWYLRTAADGDILASMLRSIHDDAVSDALDERLLGRRVVGVMGGHAMERGGAAYAGAARLGRELARRGLTVATGGGPGAMEAANFGAYAAPYDDVMLGKALTVLAGVPDFRPSVAGWAAAALAVRDRWPDGGPSYGLPTWFYGHEPSNAFAAHIAKFFANATREDGLLSRCTAGVVFLPGAAGTVQEVFDAATPNYYGSRGEPAPMVLVDRAHWTTRLPVWPLLRSLAADRPMGRRIELVDSVTEVPAALDRLAAA encoded by the coding sequence ATGCCCGCCGAAGAAGAGCCGGCGCAGCCCGCCCCGAAGGAGATCCAGACCCTGGAGGAGTTCGACCGCGTCGCCGTCACGGGGTCGTTCGCCGGATACCGCGTGCAGGCGGTGGACCTGCGGGACCGCACCTTCGCGCTGCTGGTCGCGCAGACCTCGCAGGCGGTGTTCCTGGGCTGCCCGATGGAGCCGCAGGCGCTCGCCCATGTGCGGGCGGGCGGCGCCCTGGTGTTCCCGCCGGTGCCCGAGCTGCCCTTCGACCCGTACCGGGCGGCGCTCTACGCGCCGGGGGAGCTGTACGAGGGCCTGGAGGAGGCCGGCTACCCGGGCACCCCGGACGCGCGGACGTACGCCTGGTACCTGCGGACCGCCGCCGACGGCGACATACTCGCCTCGATGCTGCGCTCGATCCACGACGACGCCGTCTCCGACGCGCTGGACGAGCGGCTGCTCGGCCGGCGCGTGGTGGGCGTGATGGGCGGGCACGCGATGGAGCGCGGCGGCGCCGCCTACGCGGGGGCCGCCCGGCTGGGCCGGGAGCTGGCCCGGCGCGGGCTGACCGTGGCGACCGGCGGCGGTCCGGGCGCGATGGAGGCCGCCAACTTCGGCGCGTACGCGGCCCCGTACGACGACGTGATGCTCGGCAAGGCGCTGACCGTGCTGGCCGGCGTCCCCGACTTCCGCCCGTCGGTTGCGGGCTGGGCGGCGGCCGCCCTGGCGGTACGCGACCGGTGGCCGGACGGCGGCCCCTCGTACGGGCTGCCGACGTGGTTCTACGGGCACGAGCCGTCGAACGCCTTCGCCGCGCACATCGCGAAGTTCTTCGCGAACGCCACCCGGGAGGACGGCCTGCTGTCCCGCTGCACGGCGGGCGTCGTCTTCCTGCCCGGGGCGGCCGGCACCGTCCAGGAGGTCTTCGACGCGGCGACGCCGAACTACTACGGGTCCCGCGGCGAGCCGGCCCCGATGGTGCTGGTGGACCGCGCGCACTGGACGACCCGGCTGCCGGTGTGGCCGCTGCTGCGGTCACTGGCGGCGGACCGGCCGATGGGCCGCCGTATCGAGCTGGTCGACAGCGTCACCGAGGTGCCGGCCGCGCTCGACCGGCTCGCCGCGGCCTGA
- the rlmN gene encoding 23S rRNA (adenine(2503)-C(2))-methyltransferase RlmN produces the protein MPVPGELTFAVPRGAKKPPRHLADLSPAERKEAVAALGEKPFRAKQLSQHYFARYADDPAAWTDIPAAARGKLAGDLLPELMTVVRHASCDDGDTRKTLWRLFDGTLVESVLMRYPDRVTMCVSSQAGCGMNCPFCATGQAGLDRNLSTAEIVHQIVAGMRSLRDGELPGGACAADGSGAGPSRLSNIVFMGMGEPLANYNRVVGAIRRLTDPEPDGLGLSQRGITVSTVGLVPAMHRFADEGFKCRLAVSLHAPDDELRDTLVPVNTRWKVREVLDAAWHYAEVSGRRISVEYALIRDVNDQAWRADRLGRLLKNHRVHVNLIPLNPTPGSRWTASRPEDERAFVAALEAHGVPVTVRDTRGQEIDGACGQLAAAER, from the coding sequence ATGCCTGTGCCCGGAGAACTCACCTTTGCCGTGCCGCGCGGAGCCAAGAAGCCGCCGCGGCACCTTGCCGACCTCTCGCCCGCGGAGCGGAAGGAGGCGGTGGCCGCGCTCGGGGAGAAGCCGTTCCGGGCCAAGCAGCTGTCCCAGCACTACTTCGCCCGGTACGCCGACGACCCCGCGGCGTGGACGGACATACCGGCCGCGGCCCGCGGGAAGCTCGCGGGGGACCTGCTGCCGGAGCTGATGACGGTGGTGCGGCACGCTTCCTGCGACGACGGCGACACCCGCAAGACGCTGTGGCGGCTGTTCGACGGGACGCTGGTCGAGTCGGTGCTGATGCGGTACCCGGACCGGGTGACGATGTGCGTCTCCTCACAGGCCGGGTGCGGGATGAACTGCCCGTTCTGCGCCACCGGTCAGGCCGGTCTGGACCGCAACCTGTCCACCGCCGAGATCGTCCACCAGATCGTCGCCGGAATGCGTTCGCTGCGCGACGGCGAACTGCCCGGGGGCGCCTGCGCGGCCGACGGCTCCGGGGCGGGCCCGTCGCGGCTGTCGAACATCGTCTTCATGGGCATGGGGGAGCCGCTGGCCAACTACAACCGGGTGGTCGGCGCCATCCGCCGCCTCACCGACCCCGAGCCGGACGGCCTCGGCCTGTCGCAGCGCGGCATCACCGTGTCCACGGTCGGCCTGGTTCCGGCCATGCACCGGTTCGCCGACGAGGGCTTCAAGTGCCGCCTCGCGGTGTCCCTGCACGCCCCCGACGACGAGCTGCGCGACACCCTCGTCCCGGTCAATACCCGCTGGAAGGTCCGCGAGGTGCTGGACGCCGCCTGGCACTACGCGGAGGTGTCCGGCCGCCGGATCTCCGTCGAGTACGCCCTGATCCGCGACGTCAACGACCAGGCGTGGCGGGCCGACCGGCTGGGCCGGCTGCTGAAGAACCACCGGGTGCACGTCAACCTGATCCCGCTCAACCCGACCCCGGGCTCCCGGTGGACGGCCTCGCGGCCCGAGGACGAGCGCGCGTTCGTCGCCGCGCTGGAGGCCCACGGCGTGCCCGTGACCGTACGGGACACCCGCGGACAGGAGATCGACGGCGCCTGTGGACAACTGGCGGCGGCCGAACGCTGA
- a CDS encoding ABC transporter permease: MAPPLVFFAVFFAYPVASIVGRGLRRDGGWHLGAVGDVLGDGSIRHVLWFTCWQAAASTGLTLALALPGAYVFARLDFPGKRLLRAVVTVPFVLPTVVAGTAFLALLGRGGFSDDLLGFRLDTSVWAILTAHVFFNYAVVVRTVGGLWAQLDPRQEEAARTLGAGRFAAWRRVTLPALGTSVAAAALLVFLFTFTSFGVIQILGGPTYSTLEVEIYRQTAELLDLPAAAVLTLLQLAAVAAILALHAWTVRRREATLRLVDAAGTAHRPRGGERVLLAAVLAVVALLILLPLGVLVARSLDGPGGYGLTYYRGLASADADGGTFLVAPLETVWNSLRYAAAATVVALLVGGLAAAALVRRAGRLVRGFDALLMLPLGTSAVTVGFGFLITLDKPPLDLRDSWLLVPFAQALVGVPFVVRVMVPVLRAVDHRLREAAAVLGASPARVWREVELPFVGRALGIAAGFAFAVSLGEFGATVFIARPDSPTLPVAVARLLGRAGAANYGQAMALSTVLMLVCAASLLVLENLRTSADSAGEF, translated from the coding sequence ATGGCGCCGCCGCTCGTCTTCTTCGCCGTCTTCTTCGCCTACCCGGTCGCCTCCATCGTCGGCCGCGGACTGCGCCGGGACGGCGGCTGGCACCTCGGCGCGGTCGGCGACGTACTCGGCGACGGCTCGATCCGGCACGTGCTGTGGTTCACCTGCTGGCAGGCCGCCGCCTCCACCGGCCTGACCCTGGCGCTCGCGCTGCCGGGCGCGTACGTCTTCGCCCGGCTGGACTTCCCCGGCAAGCGGCTGCTGCGGGCGGTGGTGACCGTGCCGTTCGTGCTGCCGACGGTCGTGGCCGGCACCGCCTTCCTGGCGCTGCTCGGCCGCGGCGGCTTCAGCGACGACCTGCTGGGCTTCCGGCTCGACACCAGCGTCTGGGCGATCCTGACCGCCCACGTCTTCTTCAACTACGCGGTGGTCGTCCGCACCGTCGGCGGCCTGTGGGCGCAGCTCGACCCGCGGCAGGAGGAGGCCGCCCGGACGCTCGGCGCGGGCCGGTTCGCGGCCTGGCGCCGGGTGACGCTGCCCGCGCTCGGGACCTCGGTGGCCGCCGCCGCGCTGCTGGTGTTCCTGTTCACCTTCACCTCCTTCGGCGTGATCCAGATCCTCGGCGGGCCCACATACTCCACCCTGGAGGTGGAGATCTACCGGCAGACCGCCGAACTCCTGGACCTGCCGGCCGCCGCCGTGCTCACCCTGCTCCAGCTCGCCGCGGTGGCCGCGATCCTGGCCCTGCACGCCTGGACGGTACGGCGCCGCGAGGCGACCCTGCGGCTGGTCGACGCCGCCGGCACCGCGCACCGGCCGCGCGGCGGCGAACGGGTCCTGCTGGCCGCCGTGCTCGCCGTCGTCGCGCTGCTGATCCTGCTGCCGCTCGGTGTGCTCGTCGCCCGCTCCCTGGACGGCCCCGGCGGCTACGGACTCACCTACTACCGCGGTCTCGCCTCCGCCGACGCCGACGGCGGTACGTTCCTGGTCGCCCCGCTGGAGACGGTCTGGAACTCGCTGCGCTACGCAGCCGCCGCCACCGTCGTCGCGCTGCTGGTCGGCGGGCTCGCCGCGGCGGCCCTGGTCCGCAGGGCCGGCCGGCTGGTACGCGGCTTCGACGCGCTGCTGATGCTGCCGCTGGGCACCTCGGCGGTCACCGTCGGCTTCGGTTTCCTGATCACCCTCGACAAGCCGCCGCTGGACCTGCGGGACTCCTGGCTGCTGGTGCCGTTCGCCCAGGCCCTGGTCGGGGTGCCGTTCGTGGTCCGGGTCATGGTGCCGGTGCTGCGGGCCGTGGACCACCGGCTGCGGGAGGCCGCCGCGGTGCTCGGTGCGTCACCCGCCCGGGTCTGGCGGGAGGTCGAACTGCCCTTTGTCGGGCGGGCGCTGGGTATCGCCGCCGGGTTCGCCTTCGCGGTGTCCCTGGGCGAGTTCGGGGCGACCGTCTTCATCGCACGCCCCGACAGCCCGACCCTGCCGGTCGCCGTCGCCCGCCTGCTCGGCCGGGCCGGCGCCGCCAACTACGGCCAGGCGATGGCCCTGAGCACCGTCTTGATGCTGGTGTGCGCCGCCTCGCTGCTGGTCCTGGAGAACCTCAGGACCAGCGCCGACTCCGCCGGGGAGTTCTAG
- a CDS encoding ABC transporter ATP-binding protein has protein sequence MVTPPDNDVLWARALRHSHQGSPALLGVSISVRAGEILAVAGARGAGKSTLLHCLSGQLVPEEGEVWFNSAPVHTLPEAAREALRRNRFGWVGAGAQLVPELTGWENAALPLLMRGDGHRTAKAAALEWLERLDIGDVARRRPAELVPSQQQRIAVARALVTGPDVVFADEPTALLHRADRAHLLRTLTSAARSHGITVVLGTADPETGRHADRTVTLVDGRPDTAASARDRDLAAPASV, from the coding sequence ATGGTGACCCCGCCCGACAACGACGTGCTCTGGGCCCGTGCCCTGCGCCATTCCCACCAGGGCTCGCCGGCGCTGCTCGGCGTCTCGATCAGCGTCCGGGCCGGCGAGATCCTCGCGGTGGCCGGGGCCCGCGGCGCCGGGAAGTCCACGCTGCTGCACTGCCTGTCCGGGCAGCTGGTGCCGGAGGAGGGCGAGGTCTGGTTCAACAGCGCGCCCGTGCACACGCTGCCGGAGGCGGCCCGGGAGGCGCTGCGCCGGAACCGCTTCGGCTGGGTCGGCGCGGGCGCGCAACTGGTGCCCGAGCTGACCGGGTGGGAGAACGCGGCGCTGCCGCTGCTGATGCGCGGTGACGGCCACCGGACGGCGAAGGCGGCGGCGCTGGAATGGCTGGAACGGCTGGACATCGGCGATGTCGCACGCCGCCGGCCCGCCGAACTCGTCCCGTCCCAGCAGCAGCGGATCGCGGTCGCCAGGGCCCTGGTCACCGGGCCCGACGTGGTCTTCGCCGACGAGCCCACCGCGCTGCTGCACCGCGCCGACCGCGCGCACCTGCTGCGCACGCTGACCAGTGCGGCCCGCTCGCACGGCATCACGGTGGTGCTGGGCACCGCCGACCCGGAGACCGGCCGGCACGCGGACCGCACCGTCACCCTCGTCGACGGCCGCCCCGACACGGCGGCGTCCGCCCGGGACCGCGACCTCGCCGCACCGGCCTCGGTGTGA
- a CDS encoding phosphatidate cytidylyltransferase, translating to MNDSSWGASPRTGHAVGAPHAAGSATGTGARRKTPSMPSPPPPSSDRPQPPPAPAPAPAKKSAGRDLRSAIGVGVGLGVVVLAALFVVKAVFVGVVVAAVVGGVWELTSRLAERKGIHAPLVPLAVGGASTVVAGYVRGAEGAWTAIALTALAVLVWRMARPPEDYLRDVTAGVFTAFYVPFLATFVVMMLAADDGPRRVLVFLILTVISDTGAYAVGWRFGSHRLAPRISPGKTREGLVGAMSFAMAAGALLMQYVIDDGRWWQGLLLGLAAATSATLGDLGESMIKRDLGIKDMGSLLPGHGGIMDRLDSLLPTAPVVWLLMVVFVGQG from the coding sequence GTGAACGACTCTTCCTGGGGCGCTTCGCCGCGCACCGGCCATGCGGTGGGAGCTCCGCACGCGGCGGGTTCCGCGACGGGGACGGGGGCCAGGAGGAAGACTCCTTCCATGCCGTCTCCCCCGCCACCCTCCTCCGACCGGCCGCAGCCGCCTCCCGCACCCGCCCCCGCTCCAGCGAAGAAGTCGGCGGGGCGGGATCTGCGGTCGGCGATAGGGGTGGGCGTCGGGCTCGGCGTGGTGGTGCTCGCCGCGCTGTTCGTCGTCAAGGCGGTCTTCGTCGGGGTGGTGGTCGCCGCGGTCGTGGGCGGTGTGTGGGAGCTGACCTCCCGGCTGGCCGAACGCAAGGGGATCCACGCGCCGCTGGTGCCGCTCGCGGTGGGGGGCGCTTCCACGGTGGTCGCCGGCTACGTCCGGGGCGCCGAGGGGGCGTGGACGGCGATCGCGCTCACCGCGCTGGCCGTCCTGGTCTGGCGGATGGCCCGCCCGCCCGAGGACTACCTCCGGGACGTCACGGCCGGCGTCTTCACCGCCTTCTACGTCCCCTTCCTGGCCACCTTCGTGGTGATGATGCTGGCCGCCGACGACGGCCCCCGGCGGGTGCTGGTCTTCCTCATCCTCACCGTGATCTCCGACACCGGCGCCTACGCGGTCGGCTGGCGCTTCGGCAGCCACCGCCTCGCGCCCCGGATCAGCCCCGGCAAGACCCGCGAGGGCCTGGTCGGGGCGATGTCCTTCGCGATGGCCGCCGGCGCGCTGCTCATGCAGTACGTCATCGACGACGGCCGCTGGTGGCAGGGCCTCCTCCTCGGGCTCGCCGCGGCCACCAGCGCGACCCTGGGCGACCTCGGCGAGTCCATGATCAAACGCGACCTCGGCATCAAGGACATGGGCTCCCTCCTCCCGGGCCACGGCGGCATCATGGACCGCCTCGACTCCCTCCTGCCGACCGCCCCGGTGGTGTGGCTGCTGATGGTGGTCTTCGTCGGCCAGGGCTGA
- a CDS encoding ABC transporter ATP-binding protein, producing MLRLEAATVRFGERAALDTVDLEVAAHEIVCVLGPSGSGKSTLLRTVAGLQPLDGGRVLLDGADQRAVPAHRRGVGLMFQDHQLFPQRDVGGNVSFGPRVHRMPRGPRDRLVAELLALVGLPGAARRAVATLSGGEQQRVALARALAPEPRLLMLDEPLGQLDRSLRERLVVELRRIFGRLGTTVLAVTHDQGEAFALADRVVVMRDGRIAQSGTPLEVWQRPVSEFVARFLGFDNITDATVEGAVAVTPWGELPVPDGTPEGPGQLLVRPTGVRLGPPDTGLGCEVVARTFRGGGHVAVTLRPEHGPELEAECGLRDAPGEGARVGVAFDAADIVPLGSGAGR from the coding sequence CTGCTGCGCCTGGAGGCCGCGACCGTACGGTTCGGGGAGCGCGCCGCGCTCGACACGGTGGACCTGGAGGTCGCAGCCCACGAGATCGTCTGCGTGCTCGGGCCCAGCGGCAGCGGCAAGTCCACCCTGCTGCGGACCGTCGCCGGACTCCAGCCGCTGGACGGTGGCCGGGTGCTGCTCGACGGCGCCGACCAGCGGGCGGTGCCCGCGCACCGGCGCGGGGTCGGCCTGATGTTCCAGGACCACCAGCTCTTCCCGCAGCGCGACGTCGGCGGCAACGTCTCCTTCGGGCCGCGCGTGCACAGGATGCCGCGCGGGCCGCGCGACCGGCTGGTCGCCGAACTCCTCGCGCTGGTCGGCCTGCCCGGCGCCGCCCGCCGCGCGGTCGCCACCCTCTCCGGCGGCGAGCAGCAGCGCGTCGCCCTCGCCCGCGCACTGGCCCCCGAACCGCGGCTGCTGATGCTCGACGAACCGCTCGGCCAGCTCGACCGCTCGCTGCGTGAACGCCTGGTGGTGGAGCTGCGCCGGATCTTCGGCCGGCTGGGCACCACGGTGCTGGCCGTCACCCACGACCAGGGTGAGGCGTTCGCGCTCGCCGACCGGGTCGTGGTGATGCGGGACGGCCGGATCGCCCAGTCCGGTACGCCCCTTGAGGTCTGGCAGCGCCCCGTGTCGGAGTTCGTCGCCCGCTTCCTCGGCTTCGACAACATCACCGACGCCACTGTCGAGGGCGCCGTCGCCGTGACCCCGTGGGGCGAGCTGCCCGTCCCCGACGGCACCCCGGAAGGCCCCGGGCAGCTGCTGGTGCGGCCCACGGGGGTACGGCTCGGGCCGCCGGACACCGGACTCGGCTGCGAGGTCGTCGCCCGCACCTTCCGCGGCGGCGGGCACGTCGCGGTGACGCTGCGGCCCGAGCACGGGCCGGAACTGGAAGCCGAGTGCGGGCTGCGCGACGCGCCCGGGGAGGGGGCCCGGGTCGGCGTCGCCTTCGACGCGGCCGACATCGTGCCCCTCGGGTCCGGCGCCGGCCGCTGA
- a CDS encoding Lrp/AsnC family transcriptional regulator, whose product MATRDRNGVLSSIDGVSKAIIEQLQEDGRRPYAAIGKAVGLSEAAVRQRVQKLLDQGVMQIVAVTDPLTLGFQRQAMVGINVEGDIDPVAESLAALDEVEYVVITAGSFDLLVEIVCEDDDHLLEMINKRIRALPGVRSTESFVYLKLRKQTYTWGTR is encoded by the coding sequence GTGGCCACTCGTGACAGAAACGGCGTCCTGTCGTCCATCGACGGGGTGTCGAAGGCGATCATCGAACAGCTCCAGGAGGACGGCCGCCGCCCGTACGCGGCGATCGGCAAGGCGGTGGGCCTGTCGGAGGCGGCGGTGCGGCAGCGGGTGCAGAAGCTGCTGGACCAGGGCGTCATGCAGATCGTCGCGGTCACCGACCCGCTGACCCTGGGCTTCCAGCGCCAGGCGATGGTGGGCATCAACGTCGAGGGCGACATCGACCCGGTCGCGGAGTCGCTCGCCGCGCTGGACGAGGTGGAGTACGTGGTGATCACCGCGGGCTCCTTCGACCTCCTGGTGGAGATCGTCTGCGAGGACGACGACCACCTGCTGGAGATGATCAACAAGCGGATCCGCGCGCTGCCCGGCGTGCGCTCCACCGAGAGCTTCGTCTACCTCAAGCTCCGCAAGCAGACCTACACCTGGGGAACCCGATAG